AAGGTTACGTTCATTGTGACATAAAACCCCAAAATATACTATTAAGTGAAAAACTTCCCCCCTATGCTAAATTGGCTTATGATAACATAAGGGCTAATAAGATAGTAGTTAAGTTAGCTGATCTTGGGTCCTCAGTTAGAGCTGGTCAAAAACCATTCAGTTATACTCCAGCGTACGCCTCATTTGACCTAGTCAAATCTACTGTATTTGGTGGGGTTTCACCAATGTCAGATATATATGAACTAGGTGCAACAGTCTATAAATTGCTAACTGGGTCAACTCTAAATACAAAAGAAATGATAGATGCAATGGACAGATTTGACGTGAGTAGAGATGTAAAATACTTAGATTATTCATTATATAGCGCCAGAAATTTGAGCTTATTAAGGAAATATGTAGATAGAGATACCTCGTCTTTTATTACGAGAATGGTAGACCCAGATCCCAATAGGAGACCAACAAGCAAAGAAGTTAAGGAATTTTTTAGCTCAAAAATCTAATCTACCGTCAAATATTTTTCTACTATAATACTTCCCAATATTAACATTATTACGCCGAACGCAACTAGATATAATATATATAGAGGATCTGGAGGATCTGCATAAAGTAAAGCGTCTCTTCCAAGTTCTGCGGAATAGGTTAGCGGGTTTACATTACTTATCGCCTTCAACCATGAGGGGAAGAATTCTTCTGGAAATAGTGCTGTACTAGAAAACATAAGAGGTAGATTTAGCAAGTTAGAGACAACTCCTGGAGCCTGCCAATCTGACGTATTAGTAGTTATTATAGCATAAACCGATGAAAAGCCCACGCCTAAAAATACGAGTCCTATTAACCATTCAATTAACCCTAACCAATCTATATTATATGTAACACCTAATGCTAAACTTACTAGAATCATTATTGGAACTTGAATTATACCTCTAGTCATCCCACCTAAGACTTTTGCATAAAATATAGCTGATTTTCTAGTAGGGGTTATCAATATTCTTCTTAGATAGCCAAGACGTTTATCTTGGATGAGACTCATTGAACTAAAAGAACCAACCATCATCATAGATACTGACAGTTCACCTGGCACGATGAAAGCTATATAATCATTCGTATGGAAAAACGTTTGCAAGAACTCACTTGGAACTTGAGAGAAACTACTTCCAAAAAATATTATCCACATTATTGGTTGCGCTAAAATCATTATCCACATATATCTGCTTCTGAAGAATCTCTTCATCTCTCTTTCATAAAGAGCTAAAACTTTGTCTATCATCTCCTAGCCCTCCTAATAGTCATATAAAATCTTCTAGCATCAAATTCCCCTTCTTCTATCGTAGTTCCAGTTAAGGTTAGGAAAACCGTATCTAAACTAGTCTTATTTACTCTTACTGCTTTAACTTTTACATCGCTTAACTGCCTTAGTACGTCTGCAACGATATTTTCAGCATTTTTCGTTCTAATTCTTATCCTTCCATCATTAATAGAGAGTTCACCAAATTTTTCTAATTTTTTCTTATCTGGAGTACCCTCATAATCTATCTCAATAACATCAACTCCGTATTTCTCTTTTAATTCATTAGGACTTCCAATTGCCACAATCTTGCCTTTATTTATAATTGCTATTCTCTCACACAACATGTCAGCCTCTTCCATGTAGTGTGTAGTTAAAAGTACACTAACTTGAAAATCCTTATTTATTTGTCGTATTATATCCCATAACGCTTTCCTAGTACTCACATCTAATCCAATAGTAGGTTCATCCATAAAAACTACTTCAGGGGAATTAAGTAACGCCATAGAAATTTCTAACTTTTTCCTCATACCAGTAGAGAATTTACCTACTTGCTTATCTTTGAACTCATATATGCCAAAATACTTTAAAAGATCAGTAGCCTTATCTTTCCAATCCTTAATACCTTCAAGTTTAGCTTGAAGCTCTAGGTTTTCCCACGCAGTTAAGTCATCATCAACAACAACCTCTGCTGCAATCCATCCTATTCTTTTCTTGACCTCATAAGGTTGCTTTATAACGTCATATCCTGCTACCAAAGCTTTGCCGCTCGTAGGCTTAGTTAACCCTGTAAGTATTTTTATTGTAGTTGTTTTTCCTGCTCCATTTGGTCCTAAAAGTCCAAATACTTCTCCCCGCCTAACTTCAAAATTTATATGATCTAAAGCTAATATATCACCATAATTTTTAGTTAGATCTTTTACAAAAACTGCAAGTTCCATTGGGAAAAAGATATGCTATAAAAAATAAAAACTTTTCGATATCGATATCGATTACTTCACCACCAGAACAGGAACATTAGATTTTGAAACTAATGCGCTTGATACACTACCTAATACTGCTTTTTTAATTCCCGTAAGTCCTCTACTACCGCTTACTATAAGGCTACAACCAATGTTGTTACAGTACTGTATTAAAGCGTCAACTACGTCATTACTCTCAAGGATTTTTTGCACAACCTTATAATCAGTTAACTCACTTAGAACCTCCTTTTGTATTTCCTTTGCTTTTTGCTCATTTTGAATTATTACTTGCTCAGGACTCCTAGGGGCTTCTTTTACTACAGTAACTAAATGTATCTCATCTTCCTTTCTTATTAAATTTAAAGCGAAAAAATAAGGCCTTTTTTGACTGGTCTGATCCATCATAGGCTATAACTACTTTCATATAGATAATTCTCTAGGTATGCCATTTTAAAAATTTCTATCGCTAATACTAAAAATTTTATAAAAATAAGTCATAAGAGGCATGTGAATATTAAGAAACTATCTAATAGTAGCATGTTTTTCAATTTTCTTAAGGTACTCCTCTATAGTCATAACTTGATTATTCTCATCAACTACTAGCGTTCCAGGAAATCCTTTTCTAGCTTTCAACAAATACCATACTACTACAATAACGCCAAATATAATCATCATTATGAGTTGTATACTATCCATCCCCAATATTGATTGAATATCTCCCCACGAGTTTATTAAAGTTGCTATAATAGGTATTAGGATATAAGTTATTTTCAGATCATTTATTCTCCAATAGAACACGGGAGCACCGAAGCCATCTAGTATTCTTCCTAAAAGCCAAAGCACGCCTTCCACTGCTGCAACCTCAGTAAAAGCTGTACTAATGCCCAAGGTCATAACTGAAAGTACTGTTACTGATGCAGTCGAGGCTCCAATTAATACAGTCGCAATTATCGGTTCGCCACTATCATTCACATTCAAGAAAATTGATGGTGCAGCTTTCTCTCTAGCTAAATTAAACAGAATCCTAGCTGCTCCTACGGTTGTTCCTATATTCGACGTTAATAGGCTATTAAGAGACAATATTATTGCAACATAAAGTGATATAGCTCCATATTTCGCCATCTC
The nucleotide sequence above comes from Sulfolobus tengchongensis. Encoded proteins:
- a CDS encoding ABC transporter permease, yielding MIDKVLALYEREMKRFFRSRYMWIMILAQPIMWIIFFGSSFSQVPSEFLQTFFHTNDYIAFIVPGELSVSMMMVGSFSSMSLIQDKRLGYLRRILITPTRKSAIFYAKVLGGMTRGIIQVPIMILVSLALGVTYNIDWLGLIEWLIGLVFLGVGFSSVYAIITTNTSDWQAPGVVSNLLNLPLMFSSTALFPEEFFPSWLKAISNVNPLTYSAELGRDALLYADPPDPLYILYLVAFGVIMLILGSIIVEKYLTVD
- a CDS encoding ATP-binding cassette domain-containing protein, which codes for MELAVFVKDLTKNYGDILALDHINFEVRRGEVFGLLGPNGAGKTTTIKILTGLTKPTSGKALVAGYDVIKQPYEVKKRIGWIAAEVVVDDDLTAWENLELQAKLEGIKDWKDKATDLLKYFGIYEFKDKQVGKFSTGMRKKLEISMALLNSPEVVFMDEPTIGLDVSTRKALWDIIRQINKDFQVSVLLTTHYMEEADMLCERIAIINKGKIVAIGSPNELKEKYGVDVIEIDYEGTPDKKKLEKFGELSINDGRIRIRTKNAENIVADVLRQLSDVKVKAVRVNKTSLDTVFLTLTGTTIEEGEFDARRFYMTIRRARR